From Helicoverpa armigera isolate CAAS_96S chromosome 29, ASM3070526v1, whole genome shotgun sequence, the proteins below share one genomic window:
- the LOC126056852 gene encoding uncharacterized protein LOC126056852, which produces MKFITFVAIMSWFVMTIEMSTVNRNFNIHKAAYWGDFLFDFPYKVHYGENETLHMFVTITYMLYDSPRMTLHIKAGDNEGEFGIDTNVDTENVFSIKGKLIDNTTKVDISLRFDKKKYCIWRLFDGTRSIRRDEPAENRLNICTETQPCSADIILDDECTWANDKFGIVTDNSTMTNNSTMMVNSTMTNNTTVKTGVLSGVALIVTIIVIVVIATIINKRKTPQTQVPTPATPPEPFYLNNLNLFRKECDRTIEALEEHQYEEIH; this is translated from the exons ATGAAATTCATCACTTTTGTGGCTATAATGTCTTGGTTTGTGATGACAATAGAAATGTCGACAGTTAACAGAAATTTTAACATACATAAAGCGGCTTATT GGGGAGATTTCCTTTTTGACTTCCCATATAAAGTTCATTATGGCGAAAATGAAACATTACATATGTTTGTGACGATTACCTATATGCTTTACGACTCGCCCAGAATGACACTACATATTAAAGCag gtGATAACGAAGGTGAATTCGGAATAGATACAAACGTAGATACAGAAAATGTATTTAGTATCAAAGGAAAACTGATAGACAATACAACTAAAGTAGACATATCTTTgagatttgataaaaaaaagtattgtatttGGCGATTATTTGATGGAACCAGATCTATAAGAAGAGACGAACCCGCGGAAAATAGAC tTAATATTTGTACAGAAACTCAACCCTGCTCAGCTGACATAATACTTGATGACGAATGTACAT gGGCGAACGATAAATTTGGTATAGTGACGGACAATAGTACGATGACGAACAATAGTACGATGATGGTCAATAGTACAATGACGAACAATACTACGGTGAAAACAGGAGTACTGTCAGGTGTGGCGCTCATCGTCACAATAATTGTAATCGTAGTCATAGCTACGATAATCAACAAACGGAAAACACCACAAACACAAGTGCCCACACCTGCTACT CCACCTGAACCTTTCTACTTGAATAATCTAAATCTGTTCCGAAAGGAATGTGATCGAACAATCGAAGCATTGGAGGAGCATCAATATGAGGAGATTCACTAA